The genomic segment CGGTGCGTTCCCATTCCCAGAACCGTGGCCGGAGTGCCGTCGCGGCGAGGATGGCACAGACGATGCCGCAGGCATCCGCGAGCGGCAGAGACACGGGACCGTGGTTGGGGTTGAGGTGGAGGTCGATGACCCGGCCGGACAAGGCCATGCCGAGTACGGCGAGGACGACCACACCGGCGAGGACGAGGTGGGCGCGTCGGTAGCGCAGCAGGATCGAGGTCATGAGGGCAGCTCAACGGTGTCGAGGGAACAGGTGCGGATCTCTTCGGAGTGTGTGGTGATCCACTCCCGCATCGTGTCGGTGTCCACGTCCTTGAAGGGATTGGTGTCGTGGAGTGCGAGTGGGTTCCGCTCTAGCCAGGCAGCCAGATCCACCGCTCGGTCATAGGGGTGCTCGCCCCCACTGTTCCCGCCGACTTTCTCGGGGTATTTCTTGTCGCAAGCGTCCATCCCGGCGAGTCTGCCGGCGGCGAAGTAAGGTTCGCTCCCCGTGATCGTATTGCCGGGAGAAAGGATGACGACGTGGGTGGTTTCCGGTACCGCCAGTGGATCGGACCATAATAGCGCCCGATCGTGGACGCGTTCGATCTGTTCCTGGGGACCTCGTGCGGTGAAGGCGGGGTCGAGCGCGGTGATGAGGTCGTCGAGTTGGCTGGCGTGGCCTTGGTGGACGCAGTACTCGATGCCGTGGCGTTCGGCGCACTGCCGCGGCGGATCAGCAGGCAGGCGGAACAGATCCGGCGTCGTACTGACACCCAGGACCGCCAGAGCGACGGGTATTGCTGTCAACGCCGCCGTGGTGGTCCACCCCCTGCGGGGACGCGGCACCCGGTGGGCCAGGACCTGTGCCGCGACCATGGCTGCCACGATCGTCACCGCCAGGAGAAATACGCAGCGGAACACCACCATTGCCGGGTTCTCCACCTGACCCAGTTCGGGGTCGATGTGCAGCACCGGCACCACCGCGGCGTAGGTGTCGCCAGTACTGCCCAGCACCGTGAAGGCGAAGAACAGCAGGAACGCCACCGGAGCGATGAACGCGCTGCGGGCCAGCACGCCGATCAGATAGCCGACCGTGATCGAGGCCGAAATCCCGAGCAGCCCGCTGAGCATCACCAAGAGGTCCGGGCCACCGAACTCCGCGTCGATCACGGTGACCGCCACCAACGGCGCAAGCCCGAGCAGGTAGCTGCCCACCAGCACCGCACCCAGCGGCACCAGATGCTGCCGCACGACCGGCGCACCCATCCGCTGCCCGGCCGCCGGGGCGAAGATGCGACTCGGCGAGGTCAGCCTGCCCGCGACCACCGCCGCCCACGCCGCACACGCCGGCGCGGCCAGCGCCGTCTGCTGATGGAACTGGGCGCTGGTGTACTGCCACTCCTGATACGGCCAGCTCAGCGACTCCCACGTGCCCGACAGCACGATCACCAGCACCGCCACCGCCGGTACGGCCGGATACCACCACGGCAGCGGCCAACTCGGCCTGCGCACTTGCTCAGTCACGCCCATCACCCAGCGAACTGATCAACGACTCGTACGCCCGCTCGAACGGCGACCCCAGGGTTCCGCTGCTGTCGGACTCGTCCACCAACGCAGTCAGATCCGCCACCGTGCCGTCGAAGGCCAACCGCCCCTGAGCCAGCACCGCCACCCGCTCACAGACGTTGGCGATGTCCTCGATCAAATGCGTGGACAGCACCACCGTGTACCGCTCACCAAGGCCGCTGATGATCTCCCGGGCCCGCAAGCGTTGCCCCGGATCCAAACCGGACGTCGGCTCGTCCAACACCACCAACTGCGGCCGGTGCGCCAACGCCGCCGCGATCCCCAGCCGCTGCCGCTGCCCACCCGACAACGACCGCACCCGATCACCCGCGCGGTCGGCGAGCTCCACCTCCGCCAGCGCCCGCTCGGCCGCCTGCCCGCACTCACTCCGCGCGACACCGTTGACCCACGCCGCATACGA from the Saccharomonospora azurea NA-128 genome contains:
- a CDS encoding ATP-binding cassette domain-containing protein, with product MRIALEKVGFRYGRRPALSEVTWEVRPGVTGLLGPNGAGKTTLLNLLVGLTRPSSGSITIGDGQKRPSVGFVPQRFSTAGELRVVDTVSYAAWVNGVARSECGQAAERALAEVELADRAGDRVRSLSGGQRQRLGIAAALAHRPQLVVLDEPTSGLDPGQRLRAREIISGLGERYTVVLSTHLIEDIANVCERVAVLAQGRLAFDGTVADLTALVDESDSSGTLGSPFERAYESLISSLGDGRD
- a CDS encoding ABC transporter permease is translated as MAVLVIVLSGTWESLSWPYQEWQYTSAQFHQQTALAAPACAAWAAVVAGRLTSPSRIFAPAAGQRMGAPVVRQHLVPLGAVLVGSYLLGLAPLVAVTVIDAEFGGPDLLVMLSGLLGISASITVGYLIGVLARSAFIAPVAFLLFFAFTVLGSTGDTYAAVVPVLHIDPELGQVENPAMVVFRCVFLLAVTIVAAMVAAQVLAHRVPRPRRGWTTTAALTAIPVALAVLGVSTTPDLFRLPADPPRQCAERHGIEYCVHQGHASQLDDLITALDPAFTARGPQEQIERVHDRALLWSDPLAVPETTHVVILSPGNTITGSEPYFAAGRLAGMDACDKKYPEKVGGNSGGEHPYDRAVDLAAWLERNPLALHDTNPFKDVDTDTMREWITTHSEEIRTCSLDTVELPS